The following coding sequences are from one Cystobacter fuscus DSM 2262 window:
- the sufC gene encoding Fe-S cluster assembly ATPase SufC translates to MKPLLSIKDLHVRVAGREVLKGINLELMPGEVHAIMGPNGSGKSTLSQVLSGRETYEVTKGEVLFDGNDLLAMPPEARAHAGVFMAFQYPVEIPGVGNLHFLRTALNARRRAEGKEELDAMDFLKLAREKSKLVELDQAFMQRSVNEGFSGGEKKRNEIFQMAVLEPKLAVLDETDSGLDIDALRIVSGGINALRAPERSMLVITHYQRLLEYVVPDRVSVLAGGLIVRTGGRELALELEKKGYAWLNDGKALVGKEARP, encoded by the coding sequence ATGAAGCCGCTGCTCAGCATCAAGGACCTGCACGTGCGCGTGGCGGGTCGCGAGGTCCTCAAGGGTATCAACCTGGAGCTCATGCCCGGGGAGGTCCACGCCATCATGGGCCCCAACGGCTCGGGCAAGAGCACGCTGTCGCAGGTGCTCTCCGGCCGCGAGACGTACGAGGTGACGAAGGGCGAGGTGCTCTTCGACGGGAATGACTTGCTCGCGATGCCGCCCGAGGCGCGCGCCCACGCGGGCGTGTTCATGGCCTTCCAGTACCCGGTGGAGATTCCGGGCGTGGGCAACCTGCACTTCCTGCGCACGGCGCTCAACGCCCGGCGGCGCGCCGAGGGCAAGGAAGAGCTGGACGCCATGGACTTCCTCAAGCTCGCGCGCGAGAAGTCCAAGCTCGTGGAGCTGGATCAGGCGTTCATGCAGCGCTCGGTGAACGAGGGCTTCTCCGGCGGCGAGAAGAAGCGCAACGAGATCTTCCAGATGGCGGTGCTGGAGCCGAAGCTGGCCGTGCTCGACGAGACGGACTCGGGCCTGGACATCGACGCGCTGCGGATCGTCTCCGGGGGCATCAACGCGCTGCGCGCGCCCGAGCGCAGCATGCTCGTCATCACCCACTACCAGCGGCTGCTCGAGTACGTGGTGCCGGACCGGGTGTCGGTGCTGGCCGGTGGGCTCATCGTGCGCACGGGCGGGCGCGAGCTGGCGCTGGAGCTGGAGAAGAAGGGCTACGCGTGGCTCAACGACGGCAAGGCCCTGGTGGGCAAGGAGGCCCGGCCGTGA
- the sufB gene encoding Fe-S cluster assembly protein SufB — MSTQTLQELTKRPYEAGFVTAIESETIPPGLNEDIIRIISAKKNEPEFMLEWRLRAYRHWLTLKEPRWQKVEYAPIDYQDIIYYSAPKQKPKLDSLDQVDPELLKTYAKLGIPLEEQKRLQNVAVDAVFDSVSVATTFKDKLAKAGVIFCSFSEAVREHPELVRKYLGTVVPHSDNYFAALNSAVFSDGSFVYIPKGVRCPMELSTYFRINAENTGQFERTLIVADEGSTVSYLEGCTAPQRDTNQLHAAVVELVALDGATIKYSTVQNWYPGDEQGRGGIYNFVTKRGIAHHRAKISWTQVETGSAITWKYPSVILKGDDSVGEFYSVALANHRQQADTGTKMIHLGRNTKSTIVSKGISAGRGQNTYRGLVKVLKSAEGARNYTQCDSLLLGSKCGAHTLPYIEVKNASAQVEHEASTSKIGEDQLFYCQQRGISKEDAVSMIVNGFCRQVFKELPMEFAVEAQKLLSVSLEGSVG, encoded by the coding sequence ATGAGCACCCAGACCCTGCAGGAACTCACGAAGCGCCCCTATGAGGCCGGCTTCGTCACCGCCATCGAGTCCGAGACCATCCCCCCCGGGCTCAACGAAGACATCATCCGCATCATCTCCGCCAAGAAGAACGAGCCGGAGTTCATGCTCGAGTGGCGGCTGCGCGCCTACCGCCACTGGCTCACCCTCAAGGAGCCCCGCTGGCAGAAGGTGGAGTACGCGCCCATCGACTACCAGGACATCATCTACTACTCGGCCCCCAAGCAGAAGCCGAAGCTCGACAGCCTGGACCAGGTGGACCCCGAGCTGCTCAAGACCTACGCCAAGCTCGGCATCCCGCTCGAGGAGCAGAAGCGCCTGCAGAACGTGGCGGTGGACGCCGTGTTCGACTCGGTGTCCGTGGCCACCACCTTCAAGGACAAGCTGGCCAAGGCGGGCGTCATCTTCTGCTCCTTCTCCGAGGCCGTGCGCGAGCACCCGGAGCTGGTGCGGAAGTACCTGGGCACGGTGGTGCCGCACTCGGACAACTACTTCGCGGCCCTCAACTCGGCCGTCTTCAGCGACGGTTCGTTCGTCTACATCCCCAAGGGCGTGCGCTGCCCCATGGAGCTGTCCACCTACTTCCGCATCAACGCGGAGAACACCGGCCAGTTCGAGCGCACCCTCATCGTCGCCGACGAGGGCTCCACCGTGAGCTACCTCGAGGGCTGCACCGCGCCCCAGCGCGACACCAACCAGCTCCACGCCGCCGTGGTGGAACTCGTGGCGTTGGACGGGGCCACGATCAAGTACTCCACGGTGCAGAACTGGTACCCCGGGGACGAGCAGGGTCGCGGCGGCATCTACAACTTCGTCACCAAGCGCGGCATCGCGCACCACCGCGCGAAGATCTCCTGGACGCAGGTGGAGACCGGCTCGGCCATCACCTGGAAGTACCCGAGCGTCATCCTCAAGGGGGATGACTCGGTGGGCGAGTTCTACTCGGTGGCGCTCGCCAACCACCGCCAGCAGGCGGACACGGGCACGAAGATGATCCACCTGGGCCGCAACACGAAGAGCACCATCGTGTCCAAGGGCATCTCCGCGGGCCGCGGGCAGAACACCTACCGGGGCCTCGTCAAGGTGCTCAAGAGCGCCGAGGGCGCGCGCAACTACACCCAGTGTGACTCGCTGCTGCTCGGCAGCAAGTGCGGCGCCCACACGCTGCCGTACATCGAGGTGAAGAACGCCTCGGCGCAGGTGGAGCACGAGGCGTCCACGTCGAAGATCGGCGAGGACCAGCTCTTCTACTGCCAGCAGCGGGGCATCTCGAAGGAAGACGCCGTATCGATGATCGTCAATGGCTTCTGCCGGCAGGTCTTCAAGGAGCTGCCCATGGAGTTCGCCGTGGAAGCGCAGAAGCTGCTCAGTGTGAGTCTGGAAGGAAGCGTGGGATGA
- a CDS encoding SUF system Fe-S cluster assembly regulator translates to MLRMSKMTDYGIVLLTELARASGETRTAKELAACTHVPLPSVSKVLKGLQGSGLLVSHRGASGGYGLSRPAQGILLTEIIAALEGPVAFTECGAHGTQHVSGPCELETVCRVRGHWRIINRALQDALGRLTLADLCAPVSRLSPLTDHPAAPSPAPTPVSLRGTPS, encoded by the coding sequence ATGCTCCGGATGAGCAAGATGACCGACTACGGCATCGTGCTGCTGACCGAGCTGGCGCGCGCCTCGGGCGAAACGCGTACGGCGAAGGAACTGGCGGCCTGTACCCACGTGCCCCTGCCCTCGGTGAGCAAGGTGCTCAAGGGCCTGCAGGGCTCGGGGCTCCTCGTGTCTCACCGGGGCGCGAGTGGCGGCTACGGCCTGTCCCGCCCCGCCCAGGGCATCCTCCTCACGGAGATCATCGCCGCGCTCGAGGGGCCGGTCGCCTTCACCGAGTGTGGAGCCCACGGCACCCAGCACGTCAGCGGGCCGTGCGAGCTGGAGACCGTCTGCCGGGTCCGTGGCCACTGGCGCATCATCAACCGCGCCCTCCAGGACGCGCTCGGCCGGCTGACCCTGGCCGACCTCTGCGCCCCCGTCTCGCGGCTTTCCCCCCTGACGGATCACCCCGCCGCTCCTTCCCCGGCTCCCACCCCGGTCTCCCTGCGAGGAACCCCATCATGA
- a CDS encoding SMI1/KNR4 family protein encodes MIAPMSSLLEEVSREHFPYSPATPEELEDFEQRVGWRLDPDLRAFYLHCNGAELIERLPNTPYRILPLSKIVRARVAIYGQDDDKWGPASMYTLCDVQDGDYVLVDVSRQENGRYPLMDGYHEAWPNAEYCGPVASSFAEFLEAAMRSRRPVYWLGGK; translated from the coding sequence ATGATCGCACCCATGAGCAGCTTGCTCGAAGAGGTCTCCCGCGAGCATTTCCCGTATTCTCCCGCCACGCCCGAGGAACTCGAGGACTTCGAGCAGAGGGTGGGTTGGCGGCTGGATCCGGACCTACGGGCCTTCTATCTGCACTGCAACGGAGCGGAGTTGATTGAGCGGTTGCCGAACACGCCCTACCGCATCCTGCCCTTGTCCAAGATCGTCCGAGCCCGGGTTGCCATCTACGGCCAGGACGACGACAAGTGGGGTCCAGCCTCGATGTACACCCTTTGTGACGTCCAGGACGGGGATTACGTCCTGGTGGATGTGAGCCGGCAGGAGAATGGCCGCTACCCCCTCATGGACGGCTACCACGAGGCATGGCCGAACGCGGAGTACTGCGGGCCCGTGGCCAGCTCCTTCGCGGAGTTCCTGGAGGCGGCGATGCGCTCCCGGCGCCCGGTGTACTGGCTGGGCGGGAAGTAG
- a CDS encoding DUF2809 domain-containing protein, translating to MPDLSPHGSSSRSRAMLVPCLLLLVVLGLGSRSAWARQVLPGFVTEFAGDTLWATLVYLGILLLWPRLSVGRAAAGALGFSVVIELSQLFHPPWLDALRANPFVALVLGRGFLVSDLFCYAVGVALGAGLDVGFLSRTSRERP from the coding sequence ATGCCGGACCTTTCCCCGCACGGCTCCTCCTCACGCTCACGCGCGATGTTGGTGCCGTGCCTGCTGCTCCTCGTCGTGTTGGGATTGGGCTCGCGCTCCGCGTGGGCCCGTCAGGTGTTGCCGGGCTTCGTCACCGAGTTCGCGGGCGATACGCTGTGGGCCACGCTCGTCTACCTGGGAATTCTGCTGCTCTGGCCCCGGCTGTCCGTGGGGCGAGCCGCGGCGGGCGCGCTGGGCTTCTCCGTGGTGATTGAGCTCAGCCAGCTCTTCCATCCGCCCTGGCTCGATGCGCTCCGCGCCAACCCCTTCGTCGCCCTGGTGCTGGGGCGCGGGTTCCTCGTGTCGGATCTCTTCTGCTACGCGGTGGGCGTGGCGCTCGGGGCGGGGCTCGACGTGGGGTTCTTGTCCCGGACCTCTCGCGAGCGGCCATGA
- a CDS encoding esterase/lipase family protein, producing the protein MNLHLVLVPGFGGFDALGTLRYYEGVTRVLEQTPLVLHYFPNLPTASVSTRAEQMLSFLDERWRRKEIRSGDEIHLVGHSTGGLDLRQLLLRYRELENAKDLRRADSALEVLSHIRSVQFLSTPQRGTNLVRRMNQPLVRSLLIRPLLRAFYESTRALRERGTSESGRLLRRVLLRGRRVESDNWIDALLDTMEGCYSHDGAHSRALARASYFELLRWLLHMASDSSALSDLSPVHLGDAPPSPAHSDDPESERRFLVEHGIRYASIVTVARPKSENRFDLFNQLYALTARSPDARLGPPRAVQKLLDPRTTQMLALGDNDGLVNTVSQVWPDAASCYLVDADHADVIGHYQAEIAGDTHGALKRYDLLNSASGFDAEAFHEVWTRIASFAQGKSYAGSGRASRRSSAAPA; encoded by the coding sequence ATGAACCTTCATCTCGTGCTCGTTCCGGGCTTCGGCGGGTTCGATGCCCTCGGCACCCTGCGCTACTACGAAGGTGTCACCCGAGTGCTGGAGCAGACACCGCTCGTCCTGCACTACTTCCCCAACCTGCCCACCGCCAGCGTGAGCACCCGCGCCGAGCAGATGCTCTCGTTCCTCGACGAGCGCTGGCGGCGCAAGGAGATCCGCTCGGGAGATGAAATCCACCTGGTGGGCCACTCCACCGGAGGGCTCGACTTGCGCCAGCTCCTGTTGCGCTACCGGGAGCTGGAGAACGCCAAGGACCTGCGCCGCGCGGACTCCGCCCTGGAAGTGCTCAGCCACATCCGCTCCGTGCAGTTCCTCTCCACTCCCCAGCGAGGCACGAACCTGGTTCGCCGGATGAACCAGCCGCTGGTGCGTTCCCTGCTCATCCGCCCCCTGCTGCGCGCCTTCTACGAGAGCACTCGTGCCCTGCGCGAGCGCGGTACCTCGGAGAGTGGCCGGCTCTTGCGCCGCGTCCTGCTGCGCGGCAGGCGCGTGGAGTCGGACAACTGGATCGACGCGCTGCTCGACACGATGGAGGGCTGCTACTCGCACGACGGGGCACACTCGCGCGCGCTGGCCCGCGCCTCGTACTTCGAACTGCTGCGCTGGCTGTTGCACATGGCGAGCGACTCCTCGGCCCTGAGCGATCTGAGCCCCGTGCACCTCGGCGACGCTCCGCCCAGCCCCGCGCACTCGGACGACCCCGAGAGCGAGCGGCGCTTCCTGGTCGAGCACGGCATCCGCTACGCCTCCATCGTCACCGTGGCGCGGCCGAAGTCGGAGAACCGGTTCGACCTCTTCAACCAGCTCTACGCGCTCACGGCCAGGTCACCAGACGCGCGGCTGGGCCCGCCGCGGGCCGTGCAGAAGCTGCTGGATCCCCGGACCACGCAGATGCTCGCGCTGGGTGACAACGATGGGCTCGTCAACACCGTCTCCCAGGTGTGGCCGGACGCGGCGTCGTGCTACCTCGTCGACGCGGACCACGCGGACGTCATCGGTCACTACCAGGCGGAGATCGCCGGGGACACGCACGGCGCCCTCAAGCGCTACGATCTGCTCAACTCCGCCTCGGGCTTCGACGCGGAGGCCTTCCACGAGGTGTGGACGCGGATCGCCTCTTTCGCCCAGGGGAAGTCCTACGCCGGGTCGGGCCGCGCGTCGCGCCGTTCGTCCGCGGCACCGGCCTAG